GCGCGTAGACCTTTGACATCAACCTCTACATCAAAATGACCCGCATTTGCTAAGACCGCGCCATCTTTCATTTTGACAAAATGTTCGGGACGAATAACATCACGATTTCCTGTAACCGTCACAAAAAAGTCTCCATAGGACGCGGCTTGGTCCATCGTCATCACTTGATGTCCATCCATTAGGGCTTCATTAGCCCGCACCGGATTAACTTCTGTGACAATGACTCGCGCTCCAAGCCCTCTGGCTCGCTCTGCTACCCCACGTCCACACCAACCATATCCCGCCACAACAACAGTCGTCCCGGCAATCAACAAGTTGGTGGTACGCATAATCCCGTCCCATGTTGATTGACCAGTTCCATACTGGTTATCGAAAAGATGTTTCATATCGGCATCATTGACGGCTATCATCGGGTAAAGAAGCCGATGTTCACCTGCCAGTGCCCGCAAACGCGTCACGCCGGTCGTCGTTTCTTCTGCTCCCCCCAAAACATGGCGGGCTAGATCCTTTCTAGATGAATGCAGGCGTTCGGTCAATTCTCCACCATCATCGATCAGTAAAGTGGGTTCAATATCCAATACATGTTGATGAAACTGGTCAAATTCTTCATCGCTGGCTCCACGAAATGCATGCACCTCAACACCGGTCGTTGCCAATGCTGCAGCTACATCATCCTGGGTACTGAGAGGATTCGAACTGGTAATGCTGACACTCGCTCCTCCAATATGTAACAGTTCGGCCAATATGGCGGTTTTCGCTTCAAGATGTAAAGAAATTGCGATGCGCTGTCCTTTAAAAGGCTGCTCCTTGACATAACGATCACGCAGCGCTTTTAACACAGGCATCTTGCGGCGAACCCAATTCATTTTGTCGTGACCCAACGCTGCAAGCCCGGGATTTTTTAATGTGGACATCATTTCTTCCTCCTGTTGAAAGTATTTAAGGTCTCACGATCCCCCTAATGGAGTATCGGCCGAATTGTGGCAATAACAGTCTCGATGTGATTGCAATAACGGAATACTCGTGACAATCAATTGTTTTAAATATGTCATATTTTCAGCCATGAGATCCAATACTTCTTGATGAGTTAAAGGATGCGGTGAGATTCCGGCTGCATAATTTGTAACCAAGGCCAACGAACTATAACATAAACCTAATTCCCGTGCGAGTATCACCTCTGGAACACTGGTCATCCCGACGACATCACCTCCAAGAAGGCGAAAAGCTCGAATTTCTGCAGGCGTCTCAAACCTGGGCCCTTCTGTGGCTACATAACATCCCCCGTTGACTGTTGGGTAGTTCCTTGTTAAGGCCTGTTGATAAATGACTTGACGCATATGAGGACAATACGGTTCGGTCATATCCGTATGTACCACGCCCTGAGGTCCGCCTTCAAAAAAAGTGCTCACGCGTGACTTGGTAAAATCAAGAAATTGATCACACAAAACCACGCTACCGGGGGGCATTGCCACGTTTAGCGAGCCCACAGCCGCCGTCGCTATAATCCGTTCTACACCAACGTGTTTCAG
The Sulfobacillus thermosulfidooxidans DNA segment above includes these coding regions:
- a CDS encoding adenosylhomocysteinase, with the protein product MMSTLKNPGLAALGHDKMNWVRRKMPVLKALRDRYVKEQPFKGQRIAISLHLEAKTAILAELLHIGGASVSITSSNPLSTQDDVAAALATTGVEVHAFRGASDEEFDQFHQHVLDIEPTLLIDDGGELTERLHSSRKDLARHVLGGAEETTTGVTRLRALAGEHRLLYPMIAVNDADMKHLFDNQYGTGQSTWDGIMRTTNLLIAGTTVVVAGYGWCGRGVAERARGLGARVIVTEVNPVRANEALMDGHQVMTMDQAASYGDFFVTVTGNRDVIRPEHFVKMKDGAVLANAGHFDVEVDVKGLRAMATEVIPGRNENVEGFVLPTKQTLWLLAQGRLVNLAAGDGHPVEIMDLTFGLQALSLEYLLNHPLEPGVYPVDPAVDRWVAEIRLKALGIEIDTLTPEQQQYMASW
- the mtnP gene encoding S-methyl-5'-thioadenosine phosphorylase, yielding MMKIAIIGGTGVYDSSWLSSIQELRVDTPYGTVKVIQGQVNQLDDAVYFLNRHGTNHQIPPHLVNYRANIWALKHVGVERIIATAAVGSLNVAMPPGSVVLCDQFLDFTKSRVSTFFEGGPQGVVHTDMTEPYCPHMRQVIYQQALTRNYPTVNGGCYVATEGPRFETPAEIRAFRLLGGDVVGMTSVPEVILARELGLCYSSLALVTNYAAGISPHPLTHQEVLDLMAENMTYLKQLIVTSIPLLQSHRDCYCHNSADTPLGGS